A window of Macrococcus sp. 19Msa1099 genomic DNA:
CCGGCAGAATCATAAGAGACATCGTCAATGCTGCAGCTAAAACAGATTTTCCTAATGAAAGTGCTTCTATTCCGCCACCACGAACGAATAGTGTTAATCCTAATAAACCAAATACTACAGATGGTACAGACGCTAGGTTTGCAATATTTACTTTAACAAAGCGTGTAAAGAAATTATCTTTAGCATACTCTTCCATATAAATAGCTGTCGCAACTCCTAGAGTAATTGCAATCGGTGCAATCGTCATCATAAGCCATAATGTACCGATTAAAGCTCCTTTAATACCAGCTTTTGAAGGTGTAGTACTAGAGAAGTTCGTAAAGAACTCTAGTGTTAGATAACCTGCACCCTTTCTGATAATGTCAAAAAGAAGCATTGCTAGAACAATTAATCCGATAATCGTACATAAGAAGAAAATAAACTTAACTATCGCGTTTTTAGTCAGACGTCCAGAGAGTTTTTTCGCGACTCTTTCCTGATTAATTAATTCCATTCTAATACTCCTCTCTGAATTTGTTTGTGATCCATTGTGAAATCATATTCATAATTAATGTAAATACAAACAATGTAAATCCAACTGCATAGATACTATAGTAAATATCTGAACCAAATGTTGCATCACCAGTAGCAACTTGTACGATAAATGCTGTCATAGTCTGCAATGAATTTGTAAAATCTAATGAGAATTCTGGTGAACTACCTGCTGCAAGTGATACGATCATCGTTTCACCAATTGCACGTGATACAGCGAGGACGATTGATGCTAAAATACCAGATAAGGCAGCTGGAAACACAACTTTAAGCGCCGTTTCTAATCGGGTTGAACCTAGTCCTAGCGCCCCTTCTCTAATTGCTTGTGGTACTGCACTCATCGCATCTTCAGAAAGACTCGCAATCATTGGCACAATCATAATACCGATGACTAGACCAGGACTGATTGCATTAAATGAACCTAAGTCTGTCCAAACAGAACGAAGCATCGGTGTAACAAAAGTTAATGCAAAAAATCCATATACAATTGTTGGAATCCCTGCAAGAATCTCTAAAATTGGTTTAATGATTCTTCTTACTTTGTCACTTGCATATTCACTTAAGTAAAGCGCTGCGCCTAATCCAACCGGAACAGCAAAAATTGTCGCAATAAGTGTTACTTTCAATGTTCCTAAAATTAAAGAGATAATTCCGTATTTTGGATCCTGTCCGAAAGCATTCCATGTCTTCTCAAGGAAAAATTCACTGAATGATACTCTTGTAAAGAAAGTAATCGTCT
This region includes:
- the pstC gene encoding phosphate ABC transporter permease subunit PstC, whose amino-acid sequence is MENKVSVQELIQQRQSKGSKNIIEKFIPIILAVIASISILTTIGILITLLTETITFFTRVSFSEFFLEKTWNAFGQDPKYGIISLILGTLKVTLIATIFAVPVGLGAALYLSEYASDKVRRIIKPILEILAGIPTIVYGFFALTFVTPMLRSVWTDLGSFNAISPGLVIGIMIVPMIASLSEDAMSAVPQAIREGALGLGSTRLETALKVVFPAALSGILASIVLAVSRAIGETMIVSLAAGSSPEFSLDFTNSLQTMTAFIVQVATGDATFGSDIYYSIYAVGFTLFVFTLIMNMISQWITNKFREEY
- the pstA gene encoding phosphate ABC transporter permease PstA; protein product: MELINQERVAKKLSGRLTKNAIVKFIFFLCTIIGLIVLAMLLFDIIRKGAGYLTLEFFTNFSSTTPSKAGIKGALIGTLWLMMTIAPIAITLGVATAIYMEEYAKDNFFTRFVKVNIANLASVPSVVFGLLGLTLFVRGGGIEALSLGKSVLAAALTMSLMILPVIIVSSQEAIRAVPNAIREASLGLGGTKWQTITNVVLPASIPGILTGTILALSRAIGETAPLVVIGIPTIFMKTPDSIMDRFQALPMQIFTWAKLPKAEFQFVSSAAIIVLLIILIAMNSIAIFIRNKYQKKF